The genomic region CCGAAACTGTTCGGCCCGTCGCGCATGCGGCAGCGGCGGAGCCCTGCCCCGGCCCGGACACCCAGGCCACGCCCACTCTCGCAGCGACGTCGCGATTCCGCAGATGCGCCGGGGCGTCGCGAGGGAAGCGCTCGAAATCGTCGCGGTCAACCGGCGCGAACGGGGCCGAAGTCCCGCATCCAGACCGACGTGTAGCGCAGCCGTCTGGCATGTGCTGGCACCAGGATGATGCGGCCGCTTCATTCCTGCCGGATTGGCGCGGCGCCCGCCAGCACCGCCAGATGTTCGAGATCGCTGCCCAGCTGACCTGGAACGGCGCCGCCGCATCCGTCAGCACCAAGCCATCATCGAGCAGCTTGGCCGCCGCGGATTTCCAACCCGGCGGCGATCCCGGAGGCCAGCGGTCAACCTTCCTTCAGGACGCCTGCCGCGCGGGCGAAGGCGCGCGCCTCGGCCGGAGCCTCGCCCAGGGTGCGCGCAGCGACCAGCGCGGTCCAGTCGTGGCCGGGAAAGGCCTCGGCGACTTCGGCCAGCAGCGGCCTGCGGGCGGCCTTGGCGCGGGCGCAAAGGTCCTTGACCTGTGCGGCCGCCTCGGGACGGGGCAGGCCCGCCGCCTCGGTCAGGGCGAAGGTCAGCGCCTCGGCATGGATGACGCCGCCGTCGGCCTCCAGATCGGCGCGCATGGCCTCGGGCAGCGGTGTCAGCCGCGCCGTCGCATCCGCGGCCAGTTGCAGAATCCGCCCGGCGTCGATGCAGATCTGCGGCAGGGTCAGCCATTCGGTGAACCAGGCGGCGCCGTCGCGCTGCTGGCGATGCAGCCCCGCACCGGTCAGGACGGCCGACAGCCCGATGGCATGACGGGCCAGCGCCACCAGCGCCGAGGGCGCGACCGGGTTCTGCTTCTGCGGCATGGTCGAGGATGCCCCGCCCCCCGAAATCACCACCAGGGCCAGCCCGGACTGGGTCAGCAGCAGCAGATCCTCGCCCATCTTGCCCAGCGACGCGGCCAGGCCCGCGATCCAGCCCGCCAGCGCCCCGGTGCCGGCGCGGTCGCTGTGCCAGCTGTGCCCGCGATCATGCAGGGCCAGCGCCTCGGCCAGCCCGGCACGGATCTGCGCGCCCTGCGGCCCCATCGCCGAAAGCGTCCCCGCCGCACCGGAAAGCGAGACGCAGAGCACCGCCCGGCGCAGCCTCCCCAGATCGCGAAGGTGATCCAGCAGCGGCCAGCCCCAACCGGCGACGACCGCGCCGAAACTGGTCGGAGTCGCCAGCTGGCCATAGGTCCGTGCCGCCATCGGCTGCGCGGCCTCCGCCTGGGCCATGACGCCGAGGCAGGCGATCAGCCCGCGCAGGCGGGTTTCCCACAGATCCAGGACCTCGCGCAGGCGCAGGGCCAGCGCAGTATCCATCACGTCCTGGCTGGTCGCGCCCCAATGCAGGTATTGCGCATGGTTCGGTTGGCCCATCGCCTTGCGCATGGCGGAGACCAG from Paracoccus aminovorans harbors:
- a CDS encoding lyase family protein, coding for MPAAPADSVLFSGLLGDAETARFFTDEASLAAMIRVEAALAQVQGRLGTIPAASAEAIAAACAEMRLSPADLAAATAENGVPVPGLVSAMRKAMGQPNHAQYLHWGATSQDVMDTALALRLREVLDLWETRLRGLIACLGVMAQAEAAQPMAARTYGQLATPTSFGAVVAGWGWPLLDHLRDLGRLRRAVLCVSLSGAAGTLSAMGPQGAQIRAGLAEALALHDRGHSWHSDRAGTGALAGWIAGLAASLGKMGEDLLLLTQSGLALVVISGGGASSTMPQKQNPVAPSALVALARHAIGLSAVLTGAGLHRQQRDGAAWFTEWLTLPQICIDAGRILQLAADATARLTPLPEAMRADLEADGGVIHAEALTFALTEAAGLPRPEAAAQVKDLCARAKAARRPLLAEVAEAFPGHDWTALVAARTLGEAPAEARAFARAAGVLKEG